From the genome of Candidatus Sulfotelmatobacter sp.:
CGGATCGTCGACCGGCTGGCCCGGGTACTTGGCCTGATACGCCGCGACGAACTTCTTGTTGGCCGGATCGGGCAGGCTCTCGAAGTAGTTCCAGGCCGCGTAGCTGCCGGCCAAGAGCGACGGTCCGATCGCCTTCGCCTCCTGCTCCGCGATGCTGAACGACATCACCGGCAGCTTCGACGAGGGCAGGCCGGCCGCGGCCATCTGCTTGAAGAACGAGACGTTGCTGTCGCCGTTGAGCGTGTTGAACACGATCTGCGGCTTGGCCAGCTTGATCTTGCTGATGACGGCGCTGAAGTCGGTCCCGCCCAGCGGCACGTACTCTTCACCGGCGACGGTCCCGCCGTCGTGCACGATGTGCTTGCGCAAGATCAGGTTCGCGGTGCGCGGGAAGACGTAGTCCGAGCCCAACAGGAAGATGCTCTTGTAGCCCTTCTCCTCGGCCCACTGGAGCGCCGGCAGAATCTGCTGGTTGGGCTGCGCGCCGGAGTACATGATGTCGGGCGAGCACTCGTTGCCCTCGAACTGCACCGGATACCACAGCAGCGAGTGGAACCGCTCGAAGACCGGCAGCATCGCCTTGCGGCTGGCCGACGTCCATCCGCCGAAGACGGTCACCACGTCGTCCTGCTGGATCAGCTTCTGCGCCTTTTGGGCGAACATCGCGGGGTCGGAGGCGCCGTCCTCCACGACCGGGACGATCTTCTTCCCCAGCACGCCGCCCTGCGCGTTGATCTGGTCGATCGCCAGCAGCTCGGCGTTCTTGACGGTCACCTCGGAGATCGCCATGGTTCCGGTCAGCGATTGTAAGACGCCGACCTTCACGGTGTCGCCGGCCGCGACGGTCGTCGCCGGCAGGCTCGAGAGCACGATCGCCAGCGCTGCGCCAACGGCGCCGCTGCGAGCGATGGAAGCACGTGTGAGCACGGACCCTCCCTATCGTCGTTCGATGAATGCGGAAGCGCGTACGTTCGCCTCGCGGCGAGGCCACCGATTCGACGTTTGGGACAGCGTGCGCGCACAACGTTGGCGATGCGTCAGGACGACGACCGCCGCATGCGTGCTAGTCTGGGGTCATACGCGGCTCACGCGCACCGGCGTGTAGTTCTCGCGTGGAACGACGGGCTCTCCCCCGATGATCGCTGCCGCGCGACCGCTGTCGGCGTCGTCGCACGCGCCGGCGGCGAACTCGCCGCCGACCGCCGAGACGATGCGAAAGTAGTCGTCGGGCGCGCGGCGTTTCGCGCGCGGCAGCATCTCGGCACAGTACGTCTCCTGCGCGGCCTGGTGGTCGCAAGCGCGGAAGATCCCCGGCTGCGCCTTGGCGGCGTCGTAGCGGTAGCCTTCGAAGGCGTGGACGAGCGCGGCGGTCTCGCTGGTGCCGCACGCGTGCATCCGGTCGACGACGTTGCGGACCGCCATGTAGCCCAGATACTGGCGCCAGTTGGGTGGAAACCCCTGGGCGCTCGCGACGAAGCGACGGTACAGCGCCGCCGCGTCGCCGCCCGCGTCCGGTCCCCACACGTAGCCCCACAGCGAGCCGGCCAGGTCTTCCGCCGGGAAACCGGCCGCGAGCTCGTTCTCGCCGGTGACGCCGGCCGCCAGCATGCGTTTGTTCAGGCCGAACTGCACGAACGCGGTGGCCGCGTTCTGGGTGTCGGTCCCGCCGTTGAGCAGCAAGAACGCGTCGGCGTCGGTGGCGCGCGCCTTGAGCATGTACGACGAGAAGTCGTTGGTGCCGATCGGGTGGACGTCCATCCCGGCGACCGCGCCGCCGTGGGCGAGCAAGATCGTGCGCAGCCGGTCGCGCGCGTCCGTGCCGAAGGCGTAGTCGGCGACCAGAAAATACCAGCGACGCGCGCGCCGCACCAACTCGGCGCCCAACGCCGTCGTCAGCATCGCCAGCGAACAGGTCTGGCGAAAGCAGACGCGGTTCGCCTTCGCGCCGGTCATCGCGGTGTCGTGCGTTCCGATGGCCACGTACAGCACGCCGGCCTCCTGTGCGTACGCGGAGAGCGCGTTGCCGACCGCCGACGAGGTGCCCCCGACGAGCACGTCGACCTTCTCGATCTCCACCAGCCGGCGCGCTTCGGTCAGCGCGACGGCGGGCTTGGTCTGATCGTCGCCGTAGACCAGCTCCCAGCGCACGCGGCCGCGCGCGTTCGCGTCGCCCAGCGCCAGCTGCGCGCCGTTGCGCTGCGGGAGGCCGCCGACGGCGAACGGTCCGGAGAACGAGTCGACGTAGCCGATGCGCACCGTCGGCGTCGCCGCAGCGGCTCGCCGCGGCAGCGTGCCGGCAGCGCCGGCGGCGAGCGCGCCGCCCAGAAACGACGATCGCGAGAACTGCGTCATGGGCCCCTCTGCGCGCAGACGCACGAGCGGCCCTGCCCGCCGAGGCGAAACCCCGGCCGTTCGGCTCGCGTAGGAACAGATGATGAGGGATCGCATCGCACTCGGTCTGGCCGCGGCGACGTTCGTGCTGCACGCGGCCGTTGCCGGCCGCTACGATCTCATGCGCGACGAGCTGTACTTCATCGTCTGCGGCCAGCACCCGGCGTTCGGCTACGCCGACCAGCCGCCGCTGGTGCCGCTGCTCGACGCCGGCCTCTACGCGCTCGGCCATCACGTGTGGGTCGTGCGAATCCCGGCCGTGCTCGCCGCCGCGGCGCTGGTCTGGCTGACCGTTCGCTTCGCGCGCGTGCTGGGCGGCGGTGACGGCGCCGCCTGGGCCGCCGGCATCGCGGCCGCGATCGCGCCGTTCTTCCTCGGCATCCCGGCGACGATGAACACGACGGTGTTCGAGCCGCTGGTCTGGACCGCGGTCGCATACGGCCTCTCCCGCGCCGCGATCCTCAACGACCGCCGCGCACCGATCTGGGCCGGGATCGTGGCCGGCATCGGTCTCGAGGCGAAGTACGCCGGCCTTTCGTGGCTGATCGCGCTCGGCGTCGGCGCGCTGCTGACCCGCGAGCGGCGACTGCTGGCGTGGCCCCAGCTCTGGCTCGGCATCGGCCTGGCGTTCGTCATCGCGGTACCGTCGGTGCTCTGGCAAGCCGCGAACCACTGGCCGTTCCTCGAGCTGCTGGCCGCGACGAAAGCCAAGAACATCGCGACGAGCCCGGCCGCGTTCCTGTTGCACCAAGTCTTCGTGATGGACCCGCTGCTGGCGCCGATTTGGATCGCCGGCATCATCGCGCCGTTCGTCGATCGCACCTTGGCCCGCGCGCGCTTCCTGGCGCTCGCGTTCGTCGTCGTCACGATCACGCTGCTGGTCACGCCGAGCAAAGACTACTATCTCGCCGCCGCCTACCCGACGGTGCTGGCGATCGGCAGCGTCGCCCTTCGAGCGCGTCATCCGCAACGCGATCGTGCGCGGCGCATACCTGGCGGCGGCCATCGCCCTGGCCGCGCTCGGTGCGCCCCTCGCGCTCCCGCTGCTCTCGCCGCCGGCGCTGATCGAGTACGAACAGCGCACACATCTCGCGCAGCGCCCGCAAGAGAAATCCGGCGTCGGCGCGCTGCTCCCGCAAGTGTTCGCCGACGAGCTGGGCTGGCGCGACATGGCCCGCCAAGTCGCGGCAGCGTGGGCCACGCTGCCGCCGGACGTGCGCGCGCACACGT
Proteins encoded in this window:
- a CDS encoding ABC transporter substrate-binding protein; the encoded protein is MTQFSRSSFLGGALAAGAAGTLPRRAAAATPTVRIGYVDSFSGPFAVGGLPQRNGAQLALGDANARGRVRWELVYGDDQTKPAVALTEARRLVEIEKVDVLVGGTSSAVGNALSAYAQEAGVLYVAIGTHDTAMTGAKANRVCFRQTCSLAMLTTALGAELVRRARRWYFLVADYAFGTDARDRLRTILLAHGGAVAGMDVHPIGTNDFSSYMLKARATDADAFLLLNGGTDTQNAATAFVQFGLNKRMLAAGVTGENELAAGFPAEDLAGSLWGYVWGPDAGGDAAALYRRFVASAQGFPPNWRQYLGYMAVRNVVDRMHACGTSETAALVHAFEGYRYDAAKAQPGIFRACDHQAAQETYCAEMLPRAKRRAPDDYFRIVSAVGGEFAAGACDDADSGRAAAIIGGEPVVPRENYTPVRVSRV
- the urtA gene encoding urea ABC transporter substrate-binding protein is translated as MLTRASIARSGAVGAALAIVLSSLPATTVAAGDTVKVGVLQSLTGTMAISEVTVKNAELLAIDQINAQGGVLGKKIVPVVEDGASDPAMFAQKAQKLIQQDDVVTVFGGWTSASRKAMLPVFERFHSLLWYPVQFEGNECSPDIMYSGAQPNQQILPALQWAEEKGYKSIFLLGSDYVFPRTANLILRKHIVHDGGTVAGEEYVPLGGTDFSAVISKIKLAKPQIVFNTLNGDSNVSFFKQMAAAGLPSSKLPVMSFSIAEQEAKAIGPSLLAGSYAAWNYFESLPDPANKKFVAAYQAKYPGQPVDDPMAHGYLDVYAWAAAVKKAGTFDPAKVAKAASTLTLADVGLGQTKFVNNLSLMQTAYVGELEPDGQFKILWSSKQPVEPVPYDPLSFPGKTCIH